A DNA window from Dendrosporobacter quercicolus contains the following coding sequences:
- a CDS encoding FliG C-terminal domain-containing protein, translating into MSEQSAFAAVLLLMPDHEAAQALLLLTRAEQLTLLQEIKTISNSFLPSEVAAAGLPSLQPLQQFESKAGGIMMSVAQLAGVRYASDLLNAWTGDDPVLLQSLRKHIFFFEEIVCLPDRTVQRALQEIKLSPLLLLDADDRIVQKLLTNVSRRVAKQVTDELHQYGQREAAAAEAQLAKGRFARLIATLLKTEEPAGSEFCLPEIPAPVGGTEAR; encoded by the coding sequence ATGAGCGAACAAAGTGCTTTTGCGGCAGTCCTGCTGTTAATGCCTGATCATGAAGCGGCACAGGCCTTGCTGCTGCTGACAAGAGCTGAACAACTGACTTTATTGCAGGAAATAAAAACCATAAGCAACAGCTTTTTACCGTCGGAGGTTGCCGCTGCCGGCCTGCCTTCACTGCAGCCGCTGCAGCAATTCGAAAGTAAGGCCGGCGGTATTATGATGTCAGTCGCCCAACTGGCCGGCGTCCGTTATGCCTCCGATCTGCTCAATGCCTGGACTGGAGACGACCCGGTTCTGCTGCAATCGCTAAGAAAGCATATATTTTTCTTTGAAGAAATAGTCTGCCTGCCTGACCGTACTGTACAGCGCGCCCTGCAGGAAATAAAGCTTAGCCCTTTGCTGTTGCTGGACGCCGATGACCGTATCGTACAAAAACTCCTGACAAACGTGTCCCGGCGGGTAGCAAAACAAGTTACGGACGAACTGCACCAGTATGGGCAAAGGGAAGCAGCAGCAGCCGAGGCCCAGCTTGCCAAAGGGCGGTTTGCCCGTCTAATCGCAACTTTATTGAAAACAGAAGAGCCGGCTGGTAGTGAATTCTGCCTGCCGGAAATTCCGGCGCCTGTTGGCGGTACAGAAGCCAGGTAA
- the thiC gene encoding phosphomethylpyrimidine synthase ThiC produces the protein MSYTTQMDAAKKGIVTTAMQVVAAKEKMAVERLRELVAEGKVVIPANKNHPSLDPEGVGAGLRTKINVNLGVSKDCCNLDLELEKAKRAIELKAEAIMDLSCYGKTQAFRRKLIDFSPAMIGTVPMYDAIGMLDKDLKDITADEFFQVVERHAADGVDFMTVHCGINRATAAKVKNNKRLTNIVSRGGSILFAWMELNHCENPFYEQYDRLLDICQAYDVTISLGDACRPGSIHDSTDAAQIEELVVLGELTKLAWEKNVQVMIEGPGHMAIHEIAGNMMLEKRLCHGAPFYVLGPIVTDVAPGYDHITSAIGGAIAAANGADFLCYVTPAEHLRLPDLDDMKEGIIAARIAAHAADIAKGIPGARDWDNAMSTARADVNFPRMIELAMDPEKAKRYRETSAPESEDTCTMCGEMCPMRNMKKILNGEELRLK, from the coding sequence ATAAGCTATACAACGCAGATGGATGCTGCGAAAAAAGGAATTGTGACTACAGCAATGCAGGTGGTGGCAGCCAAGGAAAAAATGGCGGTCGAGCGCTTGCGCGAGCTGGTGGCTGAAGGCAAGGTGGTCATTCCGGCCAACAAGAATCATCCGAGCCTTGATCCGGAAGGCGTTGGCGCCGGACTGCGCACCAAAATCAATGTTAACCTGGGGGTGTCCAAAGATTGCTGTAATCTCGATTTGGAGCTTGAAAAGGCCAAACGGGCAATTGAACTTAAGGCTGAGGCCATTATGGATCTGAGCTGTTACGGCAAGACACAGGCTTTCCGCCGCAAACTCATTGATTTCTCACCGGCGATGATCGGTACAGTGCCGATGTATGATGCCATTGGCATGCTGGACAAGGACCTCAAGGATATTACCGCAGATGAGTTCTTTCAGGTTGTTGAACGGCACGCCGCCGACGGTGTGGATTTTATGACGGTACATTGCGGAATTAACAGGGCGACAGCGGCAAAAGTCAAAAATAATAAACGTTTGACGAATATTGTTTCCAGGGGCGGCTCAATTCTCTTTGCCTGGATGGAACTGAATCATTGTGAGAATCCATTTTATGAACAATATGACCGTTTGCTTGATATTTGCCAGGCCTATGATGTTACCATCAGCCTTGGGGATGCCTGCCGGCCCGGGTCAATCCATGATTCAACCGACGCGGCGCAGATTGAAGAACTGGTGGTTCTGGGCGAACTTACCAAATTGGCCTGGGAGAAAAATGTCCAGGTGATGATTGAAGGGCCTGGACATATGGCGATTCATGAAATAGCCGGCAACATGATGCTGGAAAAGCGGCTGTGTCATGGCGCCCCCTTCTATGTATTGGGACCGATTGTGACTGATGTGGCGCCTGGCTATGATCATATCACCAGCGCGATTGGGGGAGCAATTGCCGCCGCCAACGGGGCTGATTTCCTCTGTTATGTCACTCCGGCTGAGCATCTTCGTCTGCCTGATCTGGATGATATGAAGGAAGGTATTATCGCCGCCCGGATCGCCGCGCATGCCGCTGATATTGCCAAAGGCATTCCCGGGGCGAGGGATTGGGACAATGCTATGAGCACCGCCCGCGCCGATGTCAATTTCCCCCGGATGATCGAACTGGCGATGGATCCGGAAAAAGCCAAGCGCTACCGCGAAACCTCCGCGCCGGAAAGCGAGGATACTTGTACGATGTGCGGGGAAATGTGCCCGATGCGGAATATGAAGAAAATTCTCAATGGTGAGGAACTTCGGCTTAAATAG
- a CDS encoding sigma 54-interacting transcriptional regulator, whose translation MRLHMPCDDRLGLVRDLAGVLVERGVSIIAIEMDNGAVYLECQSVSEADAQELILAFRRVRGIHRVALVPAMPYKERAEQLQAVLASVRDGILAVNAAGVLKQCNTAAARILQLSAEAIDQALPQALADSLLINRTLREGRSFGDCEVFIESIGSYCVVSTRPLYNEQAEAAGVVAMVRDIRDVRALVQKVTAGRPVSFADISFASPAMEKVLKQARRYASSDSTVLIRGETGTGKELFARALHSGSPRSKAIFVPVNCAAIPDTLLESELFGYEEGAFTGAAKGGKPGLFELANGGTLFLDEIGEISVHLQAKLLRALQDKRVRRLGSSRELPVNVRIVAATNRELEDMVRLRLFREDLYYRLNVIPLYLPPLRERTEDIPLLAEQFLRRFADRLNTPARSFSREAMVKLQQYAWPGNVRELENVIERAVNLVDGPEMTAEHIYLGRPKPAAVRPQVRFETYQTLQERLAEVEQDILQETMERFPSARRAGAVLGISHTSVLKKLRKYGLWPDKP comes from the coding sequence GTGAGATTACATATGCCTTGTGATGATCGTCTTGGCCTCGTGCGGGACCTGGCTGGTGTTTTGGTCGAGCGGGGCGTCAGCATTATTGCAATTGAAATGGATAACGGCGCGGTCTATTTAGAATGCCAGTCAGTTTCAGAAGCTGATGCACAGGAGCTTATCCTGGCTTTTCGCAGGGTGCGCGGTATCCATCGTGTGGCTCTGGTTCCGGCGATGCCTTATAAAGAGCGGGCTGAGCAGCTGCAAGCCGTTTTGGCATCGGTTCGCGACGGAATTCTCGCTGTGAATGCCGCGGGAGTTCTCAAGCAGTGCAACACGGCCGCTGCCCGAATTTTACAGCTTTCGGCCGAAGCAATTGATCAAGCGCTGCCGCAGGCTTTAGCCGACAGTTTGTTGATCAACAGGACCTTGCGGGAGGGGCGTTCTTTTGGCGATTGTGAGGTGTTTATTGAAAGTATCGGCAGTTATTGCGTTGTAAGCACCCGCCCTTTGTATAATGAGCAGGCCGAAGCAGCCGGGGTAGTGGCGATGGTTCGCGACATCCGCGATGTACGGGCGCTGGTGCAAAAGGTGACGGCCGGCCGGCCGGTTTCTTTTGCCGATATTTCGTTTGCCAGCCCGGCCATGGAAAAGGTATTGAAGCAGGCCAGGCGTTATGCTTCCAGCGATTCGACGGTTCTTATCCGGGGAGAGACCGGGACAGGGAAAGAACTTTTTGCCAGGGCGCTGCACAGTGGGTCCCCCCGGAGCAAAGCCATTTTTGTGCCGGTAAATTGCGCCGCTATTCCTGACACCCTGCTGGAAAGCGAGCTGTTCGGCTATGAAGAGGGCGCTTTTACGGGAGCTGCTAAGGGCGGCAAGCCGGGCTTGTTTGAACTGGCCAATGGCGGGACCTTGTTTCTGGATGAAATCGGCGAAATTTCCGTCCATCTTCAAGCCAAACTGCTGCGGGCGCTTCAGGACAAAAGAGTCCGCCGGCTGGGCAGTTCACGGGAATTGCCGGTCAATGTCCGGATTGTAGCTGCAACTAACCGCGAACTGGAGGACATGGTTAGACTCCGGTTATTTCGCGAGGATCTTTATTACCGTCTTAATGTTATTCCGTTGTATCTGCCTCCTCTGCGGGAGCGGACTGAGGATATTCCGCTGTTGGCCGAACAGTTTCTCAGGCGGTTCGCCGATAGGCTGAACACGCCTGCCCGCAGCTTTTCACGCGAGGCAATGGTCAAACTGCAGCAATACGCATGGCCGGGCAATGTCCGCGAATTGGAGAATGTTATTGAGCGGGCTGTCAATTTAGTGGATGGCCCGGAAATGACGGCCGAGCATATTTATCTCGGCCGGCCAAAACCAGCTGCCGTCCGCCCGCAGGTCCGGTTTGAGACTTACCAGACATTGCAAGAGCGTTTGGCGGAAGTTGAACAGGATATTTTGCAGGAGACCATGGAGCGCTTTCCGTCGGCGCGGCGGGCCGGCGCTGTATTGGGGATTTCCCACACCTCTGTGCTGAAAAAACTGCGAAAATACGGCTTGTGGCCGGACAAGCCGTAA
- a CDS encoding tyrosine phenol-lyase — protein MERKLIAEPFKIKVVEPITMTSRSQREHAMEAAGYNTFLLNSRDVYIDLLTDSGTSAMSDNQWAGMMLGDEAYAGSANFHHLETAVREIYGFNYVVPTHQGRGAENILSRIAIKPGDWVPGNMYFTTTRAHQELAGANFADVIIDEAHDPQAAHPFKGNVDLNKFQELIDRVGAGKIPYICVAVTVNLAGGQPVSMENLREVSAMARNHGIKVMFDATRCVENAYFIREREDGYQNKPIAEILKEMFSYGDGATMSGKKDCLVNIGGFLALNDAELYQKATQLVVLFEGMPSYGGLAGRDMEAMARGIYESVDYYYIQHRIEQVRYLGGELAKAGVPIVEPVGGHAVFLDARQFLPHIPQEQFPAQTLAAQLYIESGVRSMERGIVSAGRDKNGKHYLPKLELVRLTIPRRVYTYAHMDVVAEAVIALFEQRHLIKGLEMVYEPPVLRFFTARFRPLAQ, from the coding sequence ATGGAAAGAAAACTGATTGCCGAGCCGTTTAAAATTAAGGTGGTAGAGCCCATTACAATGACCAGCCGCAGTCAGCGGGAGCACGCTATGGAAGCTGCCGGATACAACACATTTTTACTCAATTCGCGGGATGTATATATTGATCTTCTGACCGACAGCGGCACAAGCGCAATGAGCGACAATCAATGGGCCGGCATGATGCTGGGGGATGAGGCCTATGCCGGCAGTGCGAATTTTCACCACCTGGAAACGGCGGTACGCGAAATTTACGGTTTTAACTACGTGGTTCCAACTCACCAGGGACGGGGGGCGGAAAACATTCTGTCCCGTATTGCGATTAAACCGGGAGACTGGGTGCCCGGCAACATGTACTTTACGACCACCCGCGCCCATCAGGAGCTGGCCGGCGCCAATTTTGCAGACGTTATTATTGATGAAGCTCATGATCCGCAGGCGGCTCATCCGTTTAAGGGCAATGTAGATTTGAATAAATTCCAGGAGCTGATTGACCGGGTCGGCGCCGGCAAAATCCCCTACATCTGTGTTGCCGTAACGGTAAATCTGGCGGGCGGTCAGCCGGTAAGCATGGAAAATCTGCGGGAAGTAAGCGCTATGGCCCGAAACCACGGAATTAAGGTCATGTTTGACGCTACCCGCTGCGTGGAAAACGCTTATTTTATCCGGGAGCGGGAAGATGGGTATCAGAACAAGCCAATTGCCGAAATTCTCAAAGAAATGTTTAGTTATGGCGATGGCGCTACGATGAGCGGCAAGAAAGACTGCCTGGTTAATATTGGCGGCTTCCTGGCTTTAAATGACGCTGAGTTGTATCAGAAGGCCACGCAGTTGGTGGTACTGTTTGAAGGAATGCCCAGCTACGGGGGGCTGGCCGGCCGCGATATGGAAGCCATGGCGCGGGGCATTTATGAGTCTGTTGATTATTATTATATTCAGCACCGTATTGAGCAAGTCCGGTATTTGGGGGGGGAACTGGCCAAAGCCGGTGTGCCGATTGTCGAACCGGTTGGCGGGCATGCTGTTTTCCTGGATGCCAGGCAGTTTCTGCCGCATATTCCGCAGGAGCAGTTTCCCGCGCAAACGCTGGCTGCCCAACTGTATATTGAGTCGGGTGTACGCAGCATGGAGCGCGGTATTGTTTCCGCCGGACGCGATAAAAACGGCAAGCATTATTTACCCAAGCTTGAGCTTGTCCGCCTGACCATCCCCCGACGGGTGTATACCTACGCCCATATGGATGTTGTTGCGGAAGCGGTAATTGCTTTGTTCGAGCAGCGGCATTTAATCAAAGGGCTGGAAATGGTGTATGAGCCTCCGGTTCTCCGGTTTTTTACCGCCCGGTTCCGCCCGCTTGCGCAGTAA
- a CDS encoding amino acid permease codes for MSIFRTKSIELLKLEASTHPLRKSLTAMDIILLGIGVIIGTGIFVLTGVAAAKYAGPGLMLSFVLAGITCAFVCLAYSELAAMVPIAGSAYTYTYTSLGEFIAWLVGWNLILEYSVGASAVAGGWSAYMAGLLRSAGVELPKALTSVPADGGLVNLPAVLITLFLTCLLVRGVRESANVNRILVAIKLGAIFIFILLAGPQINAANWEPFLPFGWAGVSAGAAVIFFAYLGVDSIATSAEETRDPSRDMPIGIIGSLAVCTILYIAVSAIMTGVVPYHQLNTAEPVTYVLRRIGYNFGSALVGTGAVCGLSTVLLVMMYAQTRAFFAMSRDGLLPDRICKVHAQYGTPHIITVIVGLGVAFISGFTPIHIVAEMCSAGTLFAFIIAMAGVMVLRKTKPDAVRPFRCPSLHFVAVAAMIFCLYIMYNLALGTWLRFVVWTLIGTAVYFCYGRSHSALNQLKGGDGQSGPPT; via the coding sequence ATGAGTATTTTCCGGACCAAAAGTATTGAACTGCTTAAATTGGAAGCCAGCACTCACCCGTTGCGTAAATCACTCACTGCAATGGATATTATTCTGCTGGGCATTGGCGTGATTATCGGTACGGGAATTTTTGTACTGACAGGTGTGGCGGCGGCAAAATATGCCGGTCCCGGCCTAATGCTGTCCTTTGTCCTGGCCGGCATTACCTGCGCTTTCGTTTGTCTGGCTTATTCCGAGCTTGCGGCAATGGTGCCGATCGCCGGCAGCGCCTACACCTATACCTATACTTCGCTGGGCGAATTTATCGCCTGGCTTGTCGGCTGGAATCTTATTCTGGAATACTCGGTTGGGGCCAGCGCTGTGGCCGGAGGCTGGTCGGCCTATATGGCCGGCCTCTTAAGAAGCGCCGGCGTTGAACTGCCAAAAGCCCTGACATCAGTGCCGGCGGACGGCGGGCTTGTTAACCTGCCGGCAGTCCTGATTACGCTGTTTCTGACCTGCCTGCTGGTGCGCGGGGTGCGGGAAAGCGCCAATGTCAACCGCATTCTTGTGGCCATTAAACTTGGTGCTATCTTCATCTTTATTTTGCTGGCCGGCCCCCAAATTAACGCCGCCAACTGGGAGCCGTTTCTGCCGTTTGGCTGGGCCGGTGTTTCGGCCGGCGCCGCAGTAATCTTTTTTGCCTATCTGGGCGTTGATTCTATTGCCACCTCGGCGGAAGAAACGCGTGATCCCAGCCGTGATATGCCTATTGGGATTATCGGGTCACTGGCGGTATGCACAATTTTATATATTGCCGTTTCCGCAATTATGACCGGGGTCGTCCCTTACCATCAGCTCAATACCGCCGAACCGGTTACCTATGTTCTGCGCCGCATCGGCTATAATTTTGGTTCGGCTCTGGTCGGGACCGGCGCTGTTTGCGGTCTTTCCACCGTCCTGCTGGTCATGATGTATGCCCAAACCCGCGCTTTTTTTGCCATGTCCCGGGATGGGCTGCTGCCGGACAGAATTTGCAAAGTACATGCCCAATATGGCACTCCCCATATTATTACGGTGATTGTCGGCTTAGGCGTAGCTTTTATTTCCGGTTTTACTCCGATTCATATTGTGGCGGAAATGTGCAGCGCCGGTACGTTGTTTGCGTTTATTATCGCCATGGCCGGGGTGATGGTACTGCGGAAAACCAAACCTGACGCCGTCCGCCCGTTTCGCTGCCCCTCGCTTCATTTTGTGGCCGTGGCGGCAATGATCTTCTGTCTGTATATTATGTATAATTTAGCTTTAGGCACCTGGCTCAGGTTTGTCGTCTGGACATTGATCGGCACTGCTGTCTATTTTTGCTACGGGCGTTCTCATAGTGCGCTTAATCAGCTTAAGGGCGGTGACGGTCAGTCCGGTCCTCCGACATAA
- a CDS encoding glycogen/starch/alpha-glucan phosphorylase translates to MLKDKKRFKEAFIQKLQSRHGKSLDEAAAGDLYSALGEVIRDYISARWIKTNKVYTETSEKQVYYFSMEFLLGRILNTNLINTGLLDTCQTALAELGIDLAGLEQQEPDAGLGNGGLGRLAACFLDSMAALGLPGHGTGIRYKYGLFEQRIVDQQQVELPDNWLKDGYIWEYRKADKAVTVKFGGTVQMRRINGRLTFEHSGFEAVRAVPYDVPIIGYGNNTVNTLRLWNAEPIQAEFDLACFNRGEYLKAVEYKHWVERVSMILYPDDNYDEGRSLRLRQQYFFVSAGVQSIIRRFKKTGLPIRQLADKVAIHINDTHPAVAIPELMRILLDEEGLSWDAAWDITTRTVSYTNHTIMPEALEKWPEVMFKAQLPRIYLIVEEINKRYCNEVLTKCFCRQEQLAGIAIIAGGNINMAHLAVVGSHSVNGVAAIHTEILKKHLLQPFYQLHPGKFNNKTNGITHRRWLIKANPGLARLLNDTIGECWIKHPGDLINVLQYRDDPAFKQQIAAVKQHNKALLASYIKNKYGLTIDPCAIFDVQIKRIHAYKRQLLNIFHIMDLYNRLRQDPACDIVPRTFIFAGKAAPGYYIAKQVIKLINMLAEQINRDPVIREKIKVVFLENYSVSLGELVFPAADVSEQISTASKEASGTGNMKFMMNGALTIGTLDGANVEIKNAVGAENIFIFGLTAEEVMTFYRQGGYSVWDVYNKDERLKTILNQLINGSVRGAQEEFRSLYDSLLYNNDEYFVLKDFSAYVDAQTLLDNAFRDQAGWLGSSIHNIAKAGIFSSDRSIREYADDIWKIRPVIIPG, encoded by the coding sequence ATTTTAAAAGATAAGAAACGGTTTAAGGAAGCGTTTATTCAAAAACTTCAGTCCAGGCATGGCAAGAGTCTGGACGAAGCTGCCGCCGGCGATCTGTACAGTGCCCTGGGCGAAGTGATTCGGGATTATATTAGCGCGCGGTGGATTAAAACCAATAAAGTTTACACGGAAACCAGTGAGAAACAGGTATACTATTTTTCCATGGAATTCCTGCTGGGGCGAATTCTAAATACCAATCTGATCAATACCGGCTTACTGGATACTTGTCAGACGGCACTGGCCGAGCTGGGCATCGACCTGGCCGGACTTGAACAGCAGGAGCCTGACGCCGGACTGGGCAATGGCGGCTTAGGACGCCTGGCGGCTTGCTTTCTGGACTCAATGGCGGCGCTGGGCCTGCCGGGGCATGGAACAGGCATCAGGTATAAGTATGGCTTGTTTGAACAGCGGATTGTTGATCAGCAGCAGGTGGAGCTGCCTGATAACTGGCTGAAAGACGGCTATATCTGGGAATACCGGAAGGCTGATAAGGCGGTTACGGTGAAATTTGGCGGCACTGTTCAAATGCGCCGGATCAACGGACGGCTGACGTTTGAACATTCCGGGTTTGAGGCTGTACGGGCTGTGCCCTATGACGTACCCATTATTGGTTATGGCAACAATACCGTCAATACCCTGCGCCTGTGGAATGCTGAACCCATTCAGGCCGAATTTGATCTGGCCTGCTTTAATCGCGGGGAGTATCTTAAAGCGGTCGAATATAAGCATTGGGTTGAACGCGTTTCCATGATCCTCTATCCTGACGACAACTATGATGAAGGCCGGTCGCTCCGGCTGCGCCAGCAATATTTTTTCGTTTCGGCAGGCGTGCAAAGCATTATCCGCCGGTTTAAGAAGACCGGGCTCCCCATCCGGCAGCTGGCGGACAAAGTAGCGATACATATTAACGACACCCATCCGGCGGTGGCTATTCCTGAACTGATGCGGATACTGCTGGATGAGGAGGGGCTGAGCTGGGATGCGGCCTGGGATATTACTACCAGGACGGTATCCTACACCAATCATACCATTATGCCGGAGGCCTTGGAGAAATGGCCGGAAGTCATGTTCAAGGCGCAGCTGCCAAGAATTTATCTGATTGTCGAGGAAATCAACAAGCGTTATTGCAACGAGGTTTTGACCAAATGCTTCTGCCGGCAGGAACAGCTTGCCGGTATAGCGATTATCGCCGGGGGCAATATAAATATGGCCCATCTGGCGGTTGTGGGCAGCCACAGCGTAAACGGCGTTGCAGCAATTCATACCGAGATTTTGAAGAAGCATCTGCTACAGCCTTTTTATCAATTGCATCCCGGCAAGTTTAACAATAAAACCAATGGGATAACTCACCGGCGCTGGCTTATTAAAGCCAACCCCGGGCTGGCCAGGCTGCTCAATGACACAATCGGCGAATGCTGGATCAAACATCCCGGCGATCTGATCAATGTATTGCAATACCGCGATGACCCGGCGTTTAAACAACAAATCGCGGCGGTAAAACAACACAATAAGGCGCTATTGGCGAGCTATATTAAAAACAAATATGGGCTGACGATTGATCCCTGCGCTATTTTTGATGTGCAAATCAAGCGGATTCATGCATATAAGCGCCAATTGCTTAATATATTTCATATCATGGACTTGTACAACCGGCTGAGGCAAGACCCGGCCTGCGATATTGTGCCGCGAACATTCATTTTTGCCGGTAAAGCCGCACCTGGCTACTATATCGCCAAACAAGTGATTAAGTTAATCAACATGCTGGCAGAGCAAATCAATCGCGATCCGGTCATCAGAGAAAAAATCAAAGTGGTTTTTCTGGAAAATTACAGTGTGTCGCTGGGTGAACTGGTTTTTCCGGCGGCGGATGTCAGTGAACAGATTTCCACTGCCAGCAAGGAAGCTTCCGGTACCGGAAATATGAAGTTTATGATGAACGGAGCGCTTACCATTGGCACGCTGGATGGCGCCAATGTGGAGATTAAAAATGCCGTCGGCGCTGAAAATATTTTTATTTTTGGCCTTACGGCCGAGGAAGTAATGACCTTTTACCGGCAGGGCGGTTATTCGGTGTGGGATGTCTATAATAAAGACGAGCGGCTCAAAACAATTCTTAATCAGCTGATTAACGGCAGCGTTCGGGGGGCGCAGGAGGAATTCCGGTCACTTTATGATTCTTTACTATATAATAATGATGAATATTTTGTACTGAAAGATTTCTCCGCGTATGTCGATGCGCAGACGTTGCTGGACAACGCCTTCCGGGATCAGGCCGGCTGGCTGGGCTCAAGCATTCATAATATCGCCAAAGCCGGAATTTTCTCAAGCGACCGCAGCATTCGGGAATATGCCGACGACATCTGGAAAATCCGGCCGGTCATTATCCCCGGTTAG
- the glgB gene encoding 1,4-alpha-glucan branching protein GlgB, translating to MADVLLSEHDLYLFHEGTHFRSYQMLGAHLIVHQGKKGVRFAVWAPQAQAVRVVGDFNGWQGDAHAMQRSGFSGVWQLFISGLTVGANYKYEIITAAGARLLKCDPYAFAAELRPATASQVYELSGFAWQDGAWLARREQQAYAQPVLIYEVHPGSWRFNAERQPLSYRELADQLVEYAAGMGFTHIELMPVVEHPFDGSWGYQATGFFAVTSRYGTPQDFMYFINRCHQRGLGVILDWVPGHFCKDDHGLRQFDGSALFESADPLKAENAGWGTTNFDYGRPEVRSFLISNALFWFDVFHIDGLRVDAVANILYLDYCRNPGEWRPNEYGGNGNLAGMELLRKLNEAVFANYPSALMIAEESTSWPLVSKPTYLGGLGFNFKWNMGWMNDMLRYMETDPLHRKWRHNLLTFSFMYAFSENFILPLSHDEVVHGKRSLLDKMPGDYWQKFANLRAFYAYWLAHPGKKLLFMGGEFGQFIEWKYDDSLDWHLLEYPMHRKLHGYVKVLNDFYRRQPALWEIDCDWQGFRWIDCQDDKQSIIAFIRQGRRSDDYLIVICNFTPQLHQGYRIGIPDSCGYREVFNSDDEEFGGSGQSNRALLTPEKIAWHQQQYSLRIIIPPLAVICLQPVAMDDTGFIGEKHQDKL from the coding sequence GTGGCCGATGTACTACTTAGCGAGCACGACTTGTATTTATTTCATGAAGGAACTCATTTCCGCAGTTATCAAATGCTGGGAGCGCACCTTATTGTCCATCAGGGGAAGAAAGGCGTCCGGTTTGCCGTCTGGGCTCCCCAGGCGCAAGCCGTCCGGGTAGTGGGCGATTTCAACGGCTGGCAGGGCGATGCTCATGCGATGCAGCGGAGCGGATTCTCCGGTGTCTGGCAGCTGTTTATCAGCGGTTTAACCGTGGGCGCCAACTACAAGTATGAAATTATTACCGCTGCCGGAGCCCGGCTGCTAAAGTGCGATCCTTATGCTTTTGCTGCGGAACTGCGGCCGGCCACAGCTTCACAGGTATATGAACTCAGCGGTTTTGCCTGGCAGGACGGGGCCTGGCTGGCCCGCCGGGAGCAGCAGGCTTATGCACAGCCAGTGCTAATTTATGAAGTCCATCCGGGGTCCTGGCGTTTCAATGCTGAGAGGCAGCCGCTAAGCTATCGGGAACTGGCCGATCAGCTGGTTGAATATGCGGCCGGTATGGGCTTTACCCATATTGAGCTTATGCCGGTTGTCGAGCATCCGTTTGATGGCTCTTGGGGTTATCAGGCTACCGGTTTTTTTGCCGTAACCAGCCGTTATGGCACACCGCAGGATTTCATGTATTTTATCAACCGTTGTCATCAACGGGGGCTTGGTGTAATACTGGACTGGGTTCCCGGGCATTTTTGCAAAGATGATCATGGACTAAGGCAATTTGACGGCAGCGCGTTATTTGAATCCGCTGATCCGCTGAAAGCTGAGAATGCGGGCTGGGGTACGACAAATTTTGATTATGGCCGGCCGGAAGTCAGAAGTTTTCTGATTTCCAATGCCTTGTTCTGGTTTGACGTCTTTCATATTGATGGTCTGAGGGTGGATGCCGTCGCCAATATTCTGTATCTTGATTATTGCCGTAATCCAGGTGAATGGCGGCCTAATGAGTACGGCGGCAACGGCAATCTGGCGGGCATGGAATTATTGCGAAAGCTGAACGAAGCGGTTTTTGCCAATTATCCGTCGGCTTTGATGATTGCTGAGGAGTCTACTTCCTGGCCGCTGGTATCGAAACCTACGTATTTGGGCGGCCTGGGCTTTAATTTTAAGTGGAACATGGGCTGGATGAATGATATGCTGCGCTATATGGAGACCGACCCTCTTCACCGCAAGTGGCGGCACAATCTGCTTACATTTTCGTTTATGTATGCATTTTCGGAAAACTTTATCCTGCCCTTGTCTCATGACGAAGTCGTGCATGGCAAACGGTCTTTGCTGGACAAAATGCCGGGTGATTATTGGCAGAAATTTGCCAATTTACGGGCGTTTTACGCTTATTGGCTGGCGCATCCGGGCAAAAAGCTATTATTTATGGGCGGTGAATTCGGCCAATTTATTGAATGGAAATATGATGACAGCTTAGACTGGCATCTGCTGGAATATCCGATGCATCGGAAACTGCATGGTTATGTGAAGGTCTTGAACGACTTTTACCGCCGGCAGCCTGCTTTATGGGAAATCGACTGCGACTGGCAGGGATTTCGCTGGATTGATTGCCAGGACGATAAGCAAAGCATCATTGCTTTTATCCGTCAAGGCCGCCGGAGCGACGATTACCTGATTGTCATTTGTAATTTCACCCCTCAGCTGCATCAAGGATACCGGATTGGTATTCCTGACAGCTGCGGTTATCGCGAGGTGTTTAACAGCGATGATGAGGAATTTGGCGGCTCAGGCCAGAGCAACCGGGCGTTGTTAACGCCGGAAAAAATCGCCTGGCATCAGCAGCAATATTCGTTAAGGATTATCATACCGCCGCTTGCCGTCATTTGTTTACAGCCGGTCGCGATGGACGATACAGGATTCATTGGCGAGAAACACCAGGATAAATTGTAA